Below is a genomic region from Granulicella sp. L56.
CGCCAAATTCAGATGTGCATCTCCCGATTCCGGAGCCGCCAATACGGCCTTGCGCAATAGCAGGATCGCATCTTTCTCTTCTCCCAGACGGGCCTTTATCTTTCCCAGCAAAGTGAGTGTCTCTGCATTACCGGGAGCCAGCAAGACAGCTTTTTCCAGTGGAATCGCCGCTTCCGCAAGCCGCCCTTCTCTTGCCAGACCTTCGCCTTCGCGCTGCAGCGCTGCAACATCATCAAAGCGTTTTTGCGGACCTTGAGCCTGCCCAAAGTGACAGAGCAAGCTGGAGTAGCAAATCAAAGCCGTAAGAACTCTTTTGGAATAGTTCATAGATGGATTCCCGAGCTGCTAAACGTCAATAATGAGCTTCCTTCATGGTCTGCCACTAAACATCCATACTCTGCGCAAAAAGTAAGTGGTATGAACCGCATACGAACTGGCCGCCTTAACCACAGGAGAATCCCTCACCGTCTCAACCTCAATGACAATTTACGGAAGGCGGACTGGTGAAGCACAACGAACGCCACATCGCACTATATTATTAGTGAAAAATTACTGTCAATAGAAAATATTATTCGATTGCTGTAGCGTTAACTTGCCGGAATGGAGCAATATTGGAAAAACTCGAACGTCATGTTCGGCGGCAATAAAAGCAAACACGCTTGCATCACCGCATTGCTTCCAGGAGTAATTGCCTTGTTCAAATCAGTGTCCCCGATCGCCCTAATTTTAGGTTTATTGATAGCGTTTCCTCTGGAGGGTCAGTCTCCCACATCTCCAGCGCCCATACCAACTGGAGGCGCGAGTACAGGCGGAATCTTTCCCGCTGTTCATGATGCGAAGCATCAGCCTATTACGGCTGGCGGCTTCGTATCCTCGGGCCCTAGAATTTTTGAGGATGTAACGCAACATTCCGGTTTAGGTTCGTGGATTCAAAGAATGGGGAATCCAGATAAGCGCTACATCATAGAGACGGACGGTTCCGGGGTTGGCTTGCTTGATTACGACAACGATGGTTGGCTCGATATCTATTTGGTAAACGGATCAACCTACGAGGCGTTAGCAGGAAAAGCTAATCCACCGCATGCTGCGCTGTTTCACAACAACCACGACGGCACATTTACCAATGTGGCAGGCCACGCAGGAGTTGAGAATGACCGGTGGGGCTTCGGCGTGGCCATCGGAGACTACGATAATGATGGCTGGCCAGATATTTATGTCACAAACTTCGGTGAAAATCGCCTCTATCACAACAACCATAATGGTACGTTTACGGATGTAGCCGTCACCGCCCGCGTGGCCTTGTCTAATTGGTCTACAGGAGCAACATTTGGCGATTACGACGGCGATGGCAGGCTCGATCTTTTTGTGCCCGGCTATGTTCATTACGACGTGGCGAATCCACCCCAGTCTGGAACGGACGCGGCATCGTTTCATTATTGCCAATTTCGCGGTACAGATGTCTCCTGCGGGCCGCGTGGCTTAAAAGGTGAACAGGACCATCTCTTTCACAATAATGGGGACGGCACCTTTACGGATGTCAGCAAAAAAGCTGGAGTAGGGGACGCTCGGGGCAACTATGGATTTACTGCTCTTTTTGCCGACCTCAATGGGGATGGCAAAGTAGATCTTTTCGTAGCCAACGACTCCACGTCCAATTATTTTTATGCCAATCAGGGGAACGGAACATTCGCAGATGAAAGTTATTCTTCTGGATTGGCTGTCAATGGAGATGGGCGAGAGGTGGCTGCCATGGGACTGGCCGTTGGGGACTACCTCAATACGGGAAGGCTCGATGTAGCAATCACCGATTTTTCCGATGACTACGATGTCCTCTTTCGCAACGACGGAAGCGGGATGTTTACAGACGCCAGCGCTGCTGCAGGGCTAGTCGAGGCTACAACCCCATTTCTGGGCTGGGGAATTGGTTTCTTAGACTACGACAACGATGGATGGAAAGATCTTTTCATGACCAACGGCCATGTATACCCAATCGTCGACCGGAACGACTGGGGCACAAGCTATGCAGAAAGGCCGCTTTTACTGCACAATCTGCACGGCCACGGCTTTGAAGAAGTTCCTCCTGTTACGAATACGGGGCTGGCTATCGTCACATCCGGACGCGGCGCTGCATTCGGGGATCTGTTCAACGACGGGAAAATTGACGTAGTTATTAATAACCTTGATCACGCACCGACGCTTCTCCGCAATGTCTCAAGCGACCGTCACTGTTGGGTTGAACTAAAACTCATCGGTGGTCCACGAAGTCCTAGGGACGCTATTGGAACCTCTGTTTATTTGACTGCAAATGGCATACGACAACGCGGGGATGTGTTGAGTGGTGGCAGCTTCATGTCCTCCAATGATCAGCGAATCCATTTCGGACTTGGAAATGCACAGCAGATTAGTTCCGTCGAAATCCATTGGACAAGTGGACTTACAGAACATGTGATACTTCCGGGCATCAATCGGATATTCAGGATCGAGGAAGGAAAAGGGATCGTAACGCAGTTCCCCAGGTCGGAATAGCGCCAATCAACTCGAAGCCCCGAATCAGAACGCATGGGGTTGGGTTACATGAGGTAGTGATGCTCTCGGCCGACTCCTGCAGTTTGGTTTCATCGAAACTGCGCCAGGGGTTGCTGGTTGACTCGTAGATGGTCGATGGCGAGATATTAAATGCGCTGCTGTTCTACATAGTGCCTCCATGGGGCGGGTGGGGATGTGCGGGTCGGCTACATTGCCTTGCGAGGATCGAGGCCATCCTGGATCTGGATCCTACGACTCTCATCATCGTCGATGAAGCCGAACGACTGACAATAAACAGCATGGAACAACTCCCTTCCATCTTTGATAGAGCGGCCTCGGCATGGTGCTTATCGGCGTGCCGGGAATTAAAAAGCGTGTCGCTCGGTACCCGCAATTCTTCTCTCGCATCGGCCATAGCCAGCGATATTGAAATTTTCAATGGAAACGGGGAGGGGGAGTGCATCAGTAATGGTGGCCAGAGAAAGCTTCGAACCGTCGCTAAAATGGGGAGGCGGCTCGCAGTGATTATTTTGTACCAATTTTGTACCGCCGAGCCGGGAGAGGTGGCATTTTCGGAATTCTTGTCATTGTATTTTCTGTAACTTACAGAACTAAAACACCCGTGGAAAGAACGATCCCGTCTCTGGCCACCACATTTTCAACAACTTACAAAACCGTCAGTCCGCGTTTTCATTCCAATTGGCACGGAGGGATTCGCCTATTTGCAGGCGCGGACTGACGCTTTGCAATTGTGCACACCTGAAGTCGTGCATTACCACTTACGTGCTGGCGACTGGCCGCGTAGGCGCTTTTAACCTGACACGAAAGCATCGGAAGGAATGTGATCGCCAGTATCGGGGAGATCGTGGTCGCTATTGGCTAGCCGGCATCATGGCTCTGATTTGCTGCGTACCAGCTTCTGCGTTATTTGTCATGGTCACACGCTCTCTTGAAGAGCCCTTAGCCTGTCGGAGTACTTGCGCTTGAGGATTTTACTTGAGTAACCCAGGCTGGCTGTGGACCAGCATGAACCGAGTGACTCATGTGTCATTTCATCCCAACAGGGCAGGGACGAAAATCTAATACGAGCCGGGACCGTAACGGCCTTGTAAATAGCGGCCGGCGCCATTCGCAAATTGATTTCAGCCCGCTTTCTGTCGGAGATCGCGATAGCTGGGAAACCCAGGGATTCCCGTCGCCTGTGTGGCTGCTCGCACGATTGCTGTAGCTAGTACTTCGGCGGCAATAGCTCCTATTGCACTGTGGTTTACATGCACTGAGCTTTTGCCGGTTGCTGCGGCAAACAACGTGTCGCCATCCCAGAGCGTATGCACCGGGTTGATGGCACGCGCCATCCCATCATGTGCCATCTGCGCGACTTTAGTTATCTGCACCCGATCCAGTTTTGCGTTCGTGGCTACGATGCCAATCGTCGTGTTCGTGTGTGACTCGGCAGGCAATTCGAGCCCATAGCCCTGTTTGAGCTTCTCAATCGTATTGAGAAATCCTCCGTTCTTTAGATCTCTTGCTCCCGCGATGATCTTTGCAATCGAGGGATCGTAGACATCGCCGACCGCGTTCACAGCAACGATAGCCCCGACGTAGACGTCCGTGTTCCCCACGCGAAGGCTGGCTGTTCCCAGCCCAGTTTTCATGGCGGCCTGATTGCCGAAGAGTTTGCCTACCGTCGCTCCAGCGCCGGCGCCAACATTTCCCTCCGCAACCGGACCGGTTGTGGCTGAAATCGCAGCCTGATAGCCGGCTTCGGCATCAGGGCGTATTTTGTTGTCGCCTATCTCAAGATCGAAAATGATAGCCCCTGCGACCTGCGGCACAACCGCGCCTTGCAGATGCACGCCGTGCCCCTGTGCTTCCAGATAGCGAGTTACGCCTGTGCCCACGTCAAGACCAAAGCCACTACCGCCGGAGAGGAAGAGAGCCTGCGTTTCGCCTGTCGGATGGATCGGCGTCAGCGATTCGGTACCACGGGTCCCTGCCGCTCCACCGCGCACATCGAACCCTGCAACCGAACCCGGGTCGAGGATCAGTACGGTGCAACCGGCAGGACGGAGTTTTTCCGTGTAATGGCCGACTCGAATACCCTGCACGTCGGTGACGCTGCCCGCGCTCTGGTTGGTCAGCAGGCTTTGATCTGTCCGAGCCGCGACGGCCTCTTGGGGAAATATTCCTGTGGAGGTAAGCCCCGCGCTCGCGGCGCCGGTCACCAGCAATGAAGCAAATTCTCTACGATTCAATGTCATTCCCTTTCATTGCTGTAATCGAATCTCTCTTTATTCATTGGCCGTGAGCGCGACCACATGGATCGGCAGGTCCCAGTGGACCAACGTCAACTCCCATCGCTGCTGCTCGTCCGCCTTGAACTGTTTCTGGTTGGGGAAGAGCTGCTTCGCTATCACCTCTTCGGACCGTCCCTCCGGAGCGACTGGCCCCTTGTACTCGATAATGACGCGATAGTCCCACCGCGCATCCTCACTGGTGTGTAGGCTGGGCGCATAGATGGCGTAGTCCTTCACATAACCGAGCTGCTTCTGTTTATCCAGAATGGCGACCTGGTATTCCGGAAGATGTCCAGCCATTCTTCCTGGTGGCCCCACTTCACCCGGTAGACCCATTCGACGATGTAGGGCTTATCCGAAACGCTAGTTGTTGACGCTGCTGATTGGGCAGCAACAAATTGAAAAGGACAGGTCAGAAGGAGCAGCAGGGTCAACCCAGCAATGCTCTTGCGCCTGGATGTCATAGAGGACTCCTCGGTTCCGTGTCGACGCGGCGAGTTCTTATCGCGTTGGTAACGTCAGAAAGAGAGCCAGATTGAATTCTGAATGGATCTTCGGTTCGATCCATTAAATCTGCCCGCTTCGCATTGCGCTGAGCGGGCATTTGTCGAACAAGGATTCTTCAGTCAGTCACAGAATCCGAAACTGAATCTGAGCGACGCCCAGCGAACCACGACCCGCTCCTCTACCGAGATTGCGTATCTGCCAAACCAGACGCGCAACCCGCAAGGGCTCGTCTTCCTGGAGCCGGCGGTCACACCGATGTATAGCCCTCGTGGACAAAATGCCAGCCTTGTTGCTATCTCCGGCGCGCAGACCGGGCAGATCGCAGCATACGGCGGCGGAGGACGCGCCACTGCTTACTCACTTGACTACACCGACACCAACGACTGGGAGTTTGGCGGATTTGCCCTGGGCACACAGCCATCGATCGATATGATCGCTGAGTTCAAAGTGCTAACAGGCGTCTTCCCCGCGGAATTCGGGCTCGAATCATCGAACGTCGTCGCCATTACAAAGAGTGGGACGAACACCCTGCATGGGGAACTCTACGACTTTGTCGAGAACGACGCCCTCGATGCACGCGACTACTCGATACCACGGGCAAGGCAACACCCCTCAAGCAAAACATCTATGGTTTCAATCTGGGTGGTCCGGTATGGCGCAATCACACGTTTCTCTTCGGCGGTTACGAAAAGACAACGACACGCGGTGCAGGCACCATCGTTCCTCTCCTCCTTCCGAACACGAATGCGCTGGCACTGGCACTGGCACTGGCACTGGCACTGGCACTGGCACTGGCAACAGATCCCATCTCGAAGCAACTACTGCAGACACTTCTGCCCTCGATTCCTCAGCCGTCCGCATCCAATCCGACCGCTCTGACCACTACCGTGAACCAGCTCTACACGGGGCCGGGCGATAGCTACCTCTACCTGATCCGGGGAGATCACCATTTCTCCAACGCTCACTCCCTTGGAGTCCGGTATCTCTACAGCAAAGGCAGCACGGTTCTTCCTTATCCGACCTTCGGCGCTCCGGTCGGCAATGGGGCGTTTCTTTCAACAGGCACGCACAGCGTGAATATCTCCGACACCTATATCTTCAGCAACAACAAGATCAATGAACTCCGGCTCGCCTATGGACGATCGATTGGCGAACTGCCCCCGCAACAGAATCCAGCAACGCCGCGCTTCAACGTCACAGGAGCCATCAATCTCGGCGATTACCAGGCATTCCCGCAGGGACGCATCTTCAACGTCTATCAGATCAACGAGGCTTTCAGTTGGATTCATGGCAGGCATTCGATCAAGTTCGGCGCCGATGTCCGCTATGTGCAGGATCAGTCGTCGAACGTCTCGAGCGGCCGCGGCATTTATACCTTTCCCAGTCTTCCGAGTTTCCTTAATGGGACGTTCTCTCTGTATTCGCAAACATTTGGTGCGACGACGCGCAATTACCGCGTCTGGATTCCAGGCTTCTTCGTGCAGGACGAGTGGAAGGCCCTTCCGACTCTGACCATCAGTGCCGGACTCCGCTATGAACCACAAGGTTCCTTGACGGAAGCGCGCGGCCTGCTGTCCTTGCTTGATCCATCCCTGCAAGGCGTCTCAATTGGTGAGGCGGGCATTGGCCCGCTGGGGGCATTTCGCCACGGGAATACCGGCATCAAGGCAAACTATGCGAACCTTGAGCCACGGCTGGCATTTTCCTGGAATCCCGGCGCCGGGCGCGCAGTCATTCGCGGCGGATACGGTCTGATCTTCGACGATTTCAATTTCGCGTTGCTGTCGAACATCCGTGTGGGACCGCCTTTGAATTACTCGGTACAGCTTCCCGGACCGTCGGGCAGCAATAGCTTCGACGCGCTTGTAGCTGGAACCGCTCCGATCCAGACTGCCACTCAGCAACAGATCGGAACCTTCGGCGCACTCAAAAACTTCGGGGCCATCACTACCGTGCCGAAGAGCCTTGCGAATCCATATACCCAGAACTTTACTCTGGGGGTGCAATACCAGATCACTCCAAAGACGGTTGCCAGCGCGGATTACCTGGGAAGCGTTACCCGGAAGCTCACAGATCTCTCCTCGCTCAATAGCGTACTGGCGGCCAACCGCCCGGCTCCAGCTACGAGCGTGGCGGATGAGGCAAACAGGCTGAGCCAGTTCCAGGCAGCAGTGGCGGCCGAAAACGGCGCAGGCAACAACCGTATCGATCCCCGTTTTAATCAGACAGATCAGTATCAGGCTGCCGGCAGCTCCAACTACAACGCTCTCGCAGTGCAGCTCAAGCAGCCTGTACTTTATGGACTGGAAGCGCAATTCGCTTATACCTGGTCCAAATCGCTCGACGATGACTCCGACTTTAACCTGGCGCAGGTTGGGCAGGACCTGAGCTACCCGCAAGGGCAGGGAGCGAACTTCCGCCGCCTGGAGTATGGCCCATCGGACTTTGACATCACGAACCGTATTGTCTTCACGACGGTCTGGCGCCTGCCCTTCTTCGTCTGACAACGTGGCTTCACGGGTCATCTGCTCGGCGGCTGGAATTTCACCACCATCGAGCAGTGGCAGAGCGGCGTGCCAGCCAACATTCAAAACGGCACGTGCCTCGGCATTACGGATGTGAACATCGACGGCAACACAGCGAACGGACAGGACAACACGCGCGCCAGCCTCAGGCCGGGAGGCGTGAACTTCAAGCTGAGCAAAGCCCACACCATTCTGAACTCAGGTACAACGGCAACGACGAATCCAATTCTGAATACGCAGAACCTGAAATATGTGCCGACGCTGCTCGGCAACACGGGCACGCTCGGCAGAGACATCTTCCGCATGCCCTCGATTGCGAATGCAGACTGGTCGCTCGCCAAGGATACGCATCTCTTTGAAGGCGGCTTTCTCGGCAGTGGACCATGGAACCTGGAATTGCGCGCCGATGCTTTCAATATCTTCAATATTCCGTTTGTAACCGCAACGGGGAGTAACTGGAACACTCTCTCAAGCGGAGCATTTGGTCTTGCCAATACAGCGGGGAGTACACGCAAGATACAAATTTTCGCAAAACTAACGTTCTGAAAAGAGAACTGGCTCCCATGGGCAGTCAGGCCATGGGAGCCACATTCTATCTACGTGCTGAAAAAATTGTGCGATATGCCTCGAAAGACTATCCCTCGGTTATGTCGTAATTGCCGGCTTGGGAGTTAGCGGGTTCGTGACATTTTGTAGATTGGCGGCAACGTATCCGTCTCGGGCAACCATCTTGCCACGCTGACGATAGAGTTCGGAGTCTTGCGGCTGTACGGTGGCGAGACCATCTACATAGCGGTTATACATACAGAAAGCCGCTGCGATGAGAACAGTGTCATGAATTTCAATGTCGGTGGCGCCTTCATTTCGAGCTCGCTGCACGTCATCGGACGTCACTTTTTTGCCGTCCTGCTGCACCTTACCGGCGATAACCAAAAGCGCTTTCAGCTTGGATGAAACTTTGGCCGAGTGAAAATCCTGCTTAATACAGTGGACGAGGTCTTCATCGCCATCGAGGTGGGCCGCTGCGATGGCCCCATGAATCGATTGGCAGTAGTGGCAATCGTTCTGTGCGGAGACATAAGTTGCAATGAGTTCGCGCTCGCCTGGTGTGAGCGAGTTGGGATGACGAAGCAGCACTTCGACAAGCTCATTGAGTGGTTTGGAAGTCTCGGGCCGGAAGGCCATGGGTCCGCGAATACCGGGCAGATCGGGAAGTGCGATGTGTGGCATAGTGTCCTCTTTTTGAAAAGTTAGAGTGTGGTTACGGAAGCACTGACCGGTATTTCCGTCACAAGTGCAGAGTTAGATTGATGTTGGGGATAAGGAGGAAGCGCAAGTTGCATTATGGCTGCAAGAAAGCACGGCAGCGCGAACAGAGCGAAGGTCATGGGCAGATAACGACCAGCCGTGTCGAAGCAATGTCCCATCAGCACGGGGCCGGTCGCGCCGCCGATGGCATACGCCGTCCATGTCAGACCATAGAGAGTCGAAAAGCGCGCCCGGCCAAAGTACTTCGCGATAAGGTAAGGCACAACATCCGCCTCGCTCCCACCGGCAAACCCAAGCAGAAACGCTCCTGTCAGTCCAACCGGCGCGATCGCCGCGTATGCCAGAACCACCACCCCGATGCCTGCGAGAACAAGACCCGCAAGCGAAACCAGCGGCGCGAAAATACGATCCAGCAGGTATCCCGTCGTCAGCCTGCCGGCAATGCTCGAAATGCCCAGCATTGAAAGCGCCAGCGCTGCGCTGCTCGCATTCACGCCGCGGCTGGTAAGCAATGCGGCAAGGTGAGCGATCGCAGCATTCGCGCTGAACGCAGCAAACATCACCGGAACCGCAATCAGCCAGAAGACGCGCGTGCGCAGAACAGCACCTACTCCGCCATGGAAGACGACAGGCTGTGCCGGTATTTCCGCAGCGGCGCGATTCCGCACCAGGAGTGCCGTCAGGGGAAACCCGAGCAGCGCCAGCGCTCCAAGCACAAGGTACGAGGCCCGCCAACCATGCATCGTCATTACATGCTGCGCAATTATGGGCAGAAAGATCGAGCCAGTCGCACTGCCGGTCAGCATTACCGCAATCGCCAGTCCGCGCCGCTCTTCAAACCATGTCAGCACAGCGCGCGAGTAGGCAAGCTGTGCTGTGCCGTTACCCACA
It encodes:
- a CDS encoding CRTAC1 family protein — translated: MFGGNKSKHACITALLPGVIALFKSVSPIALILGLLIAFPLEGQSPTSPAPIPTGGASTGGIFPAVHDAKHQPITAGGFVSSGPRIFEDVTQHSGLGSWIQRMGNPDKRYIIETDGSGVGLLDYDNDGWLDIYLVNGSTYEALAGKANPPHAALFHNNHDGTFTNVAGHAGVENDRWGFGVAIGDYDNDGWPDIYVTNFGENRLYHNNHNGTFTDVAVTARVALSNWSTGATFGDYDGDGRLDLFVPGYVHYDVANPPQSGTDAASFHYCQFRGTDVSCGPRGLKGEQDHLFHNNGDGTFTDVSKKAGVGDARGNYGFTALFADLNGDGKVDLFVANDSTSNYFYANQGNGTFADESYSSGLAVNGDGREVAAMGLAVGDYLNTGRLDVAITDFSDDYDVLFRNDGSGMFTDASAAAGLVEATTPFLGWGIGFLDYDNDGWKDLFMTNGHVYPIVDRNDWGTSYAERPLLLHNLHGHGFEEVPPVTNTGLAIVTSGRGAAFGDLFNDGKIDVVINNLDHAPTLLRNVSSDRHCWVELKLIGGPRSPRDAIGTSVYLTANGIRQRGDVLSGGSFMSSNDQRIHFGLGNAQQISSVEIHWTSGLTEHVILPGINRIFRIEEGKGIVTQFPRSE
- a CDS encoding P1 family peptidase, coding for MTLNRREFASLLVTGAASAGLTSTGIFPQEAVAARTDQSLLTNQSAGSVTDVQGIRVGHYTEKLRPAGCTVLILDPGSVAGFDVRGGAAGTRGTESLTPIHPTGETQALFLSGGSGFGLDVGTGVTRYLEAQGHGVHLQGAVVPQVAGAIIFDLEIGDNKIRPDAEAGYQAAISATTGPVAEGNVGAGAGATVGKLFGNQAAMKTGLGTASLRVGNTDVYVGAIVAVNAVGDVYDPSIAKIIAGARDLKNGGFLNTIEKLKQGYGLELPAESHTNTTIGIVATNAKLDRVQITKVAQMAHDGMARAINPVHTLWDGDTLFAAATGKSSVHVNHSAIGAIAAEVLATAIVRAATQATGIPGFPSYRDLRQKAG
- a CDS encoding carboxymuconolactone decarboxylase family protein, with product MPHIALPDLPGIRGPMAFRPETSKPLNELVEVLLRHPNSLTPGERELIATYVSAQNDCHYCQSIHGAIAAAHLDGDEDLVHCIKQDFHSAKVSSKLKALLVIAGKVQQDGKKVTSDDVQRARNEGATDIEIHDTVLIAAAFCMYNRYVDGLATVQPQDSELYRQRGKMVARDGYVAANLQNVTNPLTPKPAITT
- a CDS encoding MFS transporter, with the protein product MTNRNASENSLGYQGWKVTFAAFVGVMVSFAAVVPYTFSLFITPLHNTFGWKIEAISRGFAIAALTVAACSPTIGTLLDKLPPRRVILPSIVVFACGIASLALLRGHIIQFYTTYLLLGIVGNGTAQLAYSRAVLTWFEERRGLAIAVMLTGSATGSIFLPIIAQHVMTMHGWRASYLVLGALALLGFPLTALLVRNRAAAEIPAQPVVFHGGVGAVLRTRVFWLIAVPVMFAAFSANAAIAHLAALLTSRGVNASSAALALSMLGISSIAGRLTTGYLLDRIFAPLVSLAGLVLAGIGVVVLAYAAIAPVGLTGAFLLGFAGGSEADVVPYLIAKYFGRARFSTLYGLTWTAYAIGGATGPVLMGHCFDTAGRYLPMTFALFALPCFLAAIMQLALPPYPQHQSNSALVTEIPVSASVTTL